One window from the genome of Marinobacter sp. LV10R510-11A encodes:
- a CDS encoding DUF748 domain-containing protein — protein sequence MSPLDLLISDFVTYEHRDGRYVASLTLGESQKLKWEGSIDAEPYRSNGRLELSGFSLDYLWPYVQPLVNYRVSSGSLNASADYVFSWQPEAQQALHLQVSNAHAEIVDLAAAIPENNAFETIELGTVDRMGVRGLNYDYNQANLVIQEAYLNKLDLMLIRNAQNQINVT from the coding sequence ATCAGCCCTCTGGATCTGCTGATCAGCGATTTCGTCACCTATGAACACCGTGATGGTCGCTATGTGGCGTCCCTGACACTGGGAGAGTCTCAGAAGCTCAAGTGGGAGGGCTCAATCGATGCCGAACCCTATCGGTCCAACGGCCGGCTCGAACTCTCGGGCTTCAGCCTCGACTATTTATGGCCCTACGTGCAGCCTTTAGTGAATTATCGTGTCAGCTCCGGCAGTCTCAATGCAAGCGCCGACTACGTTTTCAGCTGGCAACCCGAGGCGCAACAGGCTCTGCATTTACAGGTCAGTAATGCCCACGCAGAAATAGTAGATCTTGCTGCTGCGATCCCAGAGAACAATGCCTTTGAAACCATTGAGCTAGGCACGGTCGACAGGATGGGTGTCAGGGGCCTGAACTATGATTACAATCAGGCGAACCTGGTTATTCAAGAGGCCTATCTGAATAAACTGGACCTCATGCTCATTCGAAATGCTCAAAACCAGATCAACGTGACCTAG
- a CDS encoding isocitrate/isopropylmalate family dehydrogenase, translated as MDSKINVTSPLVILHGDEMAQVAFEQILKKFVTARLKIQLEEIDLSAERRLLTNGQAVIDAIDALQRLGVGVKNAGMTVNRQQLDELLRKHPDVDSGNLHPLATKSPNGAIRKGISGNITREDIQFRNLKISRPDWIGRDIEVDTMEFGGIKDSFNQLSQATGVVKLMFVGSSGDPVELHRRDVRKGDPWLLATNDMEDVKAWAHRFFQRAIDEKRDVYLGLKDTVIPGYDGAMRTVIEDIYHSDYRQQIKDLELGYHYELIDAQAARIVSNPPQRALWGVPDNTTGRKLFKLVNQLREVGIPSRSAHVSISRMSAGGGDQYGSFNMPAREDGILKVIVDGEEKHARRVRNGDPILFMSNDHEAIKDWVAQVFRDASRKDKEVYFGLKREYMEYDEVFSNVITEVRRELAREHTPPPSFMIMRPSSQLKKMITDPPRNALYPSQNLDGDIFSDISAALGGSLATASSIIESKDGTMLFEAPHGTAHDLYLKYLESDGRDAHFNPSALIFALANALETLGEREGNAPLAEYAVNLKSALTDTVDRGIVTADLKGKTVDPDSEQVVDMAGFLDAVEAALQ; from the coding sequence ATGGACAGCAAGATTAATGTAACGTCGCCTTTGGTCATCCTTCACGGCGATGAAATGGCCCAAGTTGCTTTCGAGCAGATTCTCAAGAAATTTGTGACTGCGCGCCTGAAAATCCAGCTTGAAGAAATCGACCTGTCCGCGGAACGCCGCCTGCTGACCAATGGCCAAGCGGTGATTGATGCCATCGACGCTCTTCAGCGCCTTGGTGTGGGGGTGAAGAACGCAGGTATGACCGTCAACCGCCAGCAGCTGGATGAACTGCTCCGCAAACATCCCGATGTGGACTCTGGCAACCTGCACCCACTGGCCACCAAATCCCCTAACGGCGCCATTCGCAAGGGCATCAGCGGCAACATCACTCGAGAGGACATCCAGTTTCGCAACCTCAAGATCAGCCGTCCGGACTGGATCGGTCGCGACATTGAAGTGGACACCATGGAGTTCGGCGGCATCAAAGACAGCTTCAACCAGCTTTCCCAGGCCACGGGCGTGGTCAAGCTGATGTTTGTGGGTAGCAGCGGCGACCCGGTGGAGTTGCACCGCCGCGACGTCCGCAAGGGAGACCCCTGGCTGCTGGCTACCAACGATATGGAAGATGTCAAAGCCTGGGCTCACCGCTTTTTCCAGCGTGCCATTGACGAGAAACGTGATGTCTATCTGGGCCTGAAAGACACCGTTATCCCCGGCTACGATGGCGCCATGAGAACGGTGATTGAAGACATCTACCACAGTGACTACCGCCAGCAGATCAAGGATTTGGAGTTGGGCTACCACTACGAGCTCATCGACGCCCAGGCCGCGCGCATTGTCTCTAACCCGCCACAACGAGCGCTCTGGGGCGTGCCTGACAACACCACCGGGCGCAAGCTGTTCAAACTGGTAAACCAGCTCCGTGAGGTCGGCATCCCCAGCCGCAGTGCCCATGTCTCTATTTCCCGCATGAGCGCCGGCGGCGGCGACCAGTACGGCAGCTTCAACATGCCGGCGCGCGAAGACGGCATCCTCAAGGTGATCGTAGACGGCGAAGAGAAGCACGCCCGCCGAGTCAGGAACGGCGACCCTATACTGTTTATGTCCAATGATCATGAAGCCATCAAGGATTGGGTGGCCCAAGTGTTCCGCGACGCCTCCCGCAAGGACAAAGAGGTCTACTTCGGCCTCAAACGCGAGTATATGGAATACGACGAAGTCTTCAGCAACGTTATCACCGAAGTGCGGCGGGAACTGGCCCGAGAGCACACACCGCCGCCGTCCTTCATGATCATGCGGCCGTCCAGTCAGCTCAAGAAGATGATTACCGATCCCCCGAGAAATGCGCTCTATCCGTCCCAGAACCTGGACGGCGATATCTTCTCGGACATCTCCGCCGCGCTCGGCGGCAGCCTGGCCACTGCCAGCTCCATCATCGAGAGCAAGGACGGTACCATGCTCTTCGAGGCGCCCCATGGCACCGCCCATGACCTCTACCTGAAATATCTGGAAAGCGACGGCCGCGACGCCCACTTCAACCCATCCGCCCTGATTTTTGCTCTCGCTAACGCGCTGGAAACCCTAGGTGAGCGCGAGGGCAACGCGCCCCTGGCCGAATACGCAGTCAACCTCAAGTCAGCACTGACCGACACCGTCGACAGGGGTATTGTCACTGCGGATCTCAAGGGCAAGACCGTCGACCCGGATTCGGAGCAGGTGGTGGATATGGCTGGTTTTCTGGACGCTGTAGAAGCCGCGCTCCAGTAG
- a CDS encoding xanthine dehydrogenase family protein molybdopterin-binding subunit, with protein sequence MSRSDDTLLLANVSRRGLLKGLAGGSALLLAARWDLGLANEQTQFGAGAMPGGWVDNPNVFIHIDSDGLVTIVNNRAEMGQGIRTSLVMVAADELGADWDQVRVRQAEGDQGKYGNQNTDGSRSMRHWYQPMRRAAAAARLMLEQAAANQWGVPVHEVRAEIHKVVHPATGRELGFGDLAEAARELDVPGRHDLVLKSDSELRFIGKESGLINGELKSAHPKAIDGEDIVSGKAIFGADIDLKNTLYAVVARPPVYGAKVKNVDDSDALKVAGVKKVIRIEGTGQPAAFNPLGGIAVVATNTWAAMEGRRALKIEWDNAPAGNNADYTSDAFRESLEKAAQSPGKVIRQSGDVEAALQEAEKRVSATYYMPHMAQAPMEPPVAVVMIKDGKAEAWAPVQHPRAAREGIAGMLEMDLENVTLHQTLLGGGFGRKSKPDFVMEAALVAKEFEGQPIKLQWSREDDISHTYFHTVSVDHLEAGLDGEGKATSWRHRTLSPSITSLFAPDPKHIAEFEQGMGFNTMPFNIPAIRLENPPAPAHVRIGWFRSVYNLPHAWAIQSFAHEMAVAAGKDHRDYVLDLLGPDREIHNLTVGDGWNYGEDPDKHPIDVARMRRVIERATKEAGWGRKTGKGRGLGLAFHNSFVSYTAIVFDVEVDDQGELTIHRADIAFDCGPQANPERIRSQMEGSCVMGIGVALQSEVTFKDGVAQQDNFDSYLIPRMPNAPKVVRVHLIDNPNDAMGGVGEPGLPPVAPALCNAIYAATGKRIRRLPVGNQLS encoded by the coding sequence ATGAGCCGATCAGACGATACACTGTTGCTCGCCAACGTTAGCCGCCGCGGTCTTTTAAAAGGATTGGCCGGGGGCTCTGCGCTCCTGTTGGCCGCCCGCTGGGATCTGGGGCTGGCCAATGAACAGACCCAGTTTGGCGCCGGCGCCATGCCCGGTGGGTGGGTTGATAACCCGAATGTGTTTATCCACATCGATTCCGACGGACTGGTTACTATTGTCAACAATCGTGCCGAAATGGGGCAGGGTATTCGCACGAGCCTGGTTATGGTTGCTGCCGACGAGCTGGGCGCAGACTGGGATCAGGTTCGGGTGCGGCAGGCGGAAGGAGATCAGGGTAAGTACGGCAACCAGAATACCGATGGTTCTCGCAGCATGCGTCACTGGTACCAACCCATGCGCCGTGCAGCCGCCGCCGCCAGGCTAATGCTTGAGCAGGCCGCAGCCAATCAATGGGGGGTACCCGTGCACGAGGTGCGAGCCGAGATCCACAAGGTGGTGCACCCAGCCACGGGCCGGGAACTCGGCTTCGGAGACCTCGCAGAAGCAGCGAGGGAGCTGGATGTCCCTGGTCGGCACGACCTGGTTCTGAAATCCGACAGTGAGCTGCGCTTTATTGGCAAGGAATCCGGGCTGATCAACGGTGAACTGAAATCCGCCCATCCCAAGGCCATAGATGGTGAAGACATTGTCTCCGGAAAGGCGATTTTTGGCGCCGATATCGACCTGAAGAATACGCTCTACGCGGTCGTGGCTCGCCCGCCAGTCTACGGCGCCAAGGTGAAAAACGTCGATGACAGCGATGCATTAAAAGTTGCCGGCGTCAAAAAAGTGATCCGCATTGAAGGCACTGGCCAGCCCGCGGCATTCAACCCTTTGGGTGGCATTGCCGTGGTAGCCACCAATACCTGGGCCGCCATGGAAGGTCGCAGAGCCCTGAAGATCGAGTGGGACAATGCTCCGGCCGGCAACAATGCCGACTACACCTCCGATGCTTTCCGAGAGTCCCTGGAGAAGGCGGCACAATCCCCCGGCAAAGTTATCCGCCAATCCGGCGATGTCGAGGCCGCTCTGCAAGAGGCCGAAAAGCGTGTATCAGCAACTTACTATATGCCCCACATGGCTCAGGCCCCCATGGAGCCCCCAGTGGCAGTGGTGATGATCAAGGACGGTAAGGCCGAGGCCTGGGCGCCGGTTCAACACCCAAGGGCGGCCCGGGAAGGTATCGCGGGAATGCTGGAGATGGATCTGGAAAATGTAACCCTTCATCAAACACTGCTCGGCGGTGGCTTCGGCCGCAAGTCGAAACCGGATTTTGTGATGGAGGCAGCCTTAGTGGCGAAGGAGTTCGAGGGGCAACCGATCAAACTGCAGTGGTCCCGCGAGGATGATATCAGCCATACCTACTTTCATACGGTCTCCGTCGATCATCTGGAAGCGGGCCTGGACGGGGAGGGCAAGGCGACCAGCTGGCGCCACCGGACCCTGTCTCCCAGCATCACCTCGCTCTTTGCCCCGGATCCCAAGCATATAGCGGAATTCGAGCAGGGCATGGGCTTCAACACCATGCCATTCAATATTCCCGCTATTCGGCTGGAAAACCCACCCGCACCGGCTCATGTGCGTATCGGCTGGTTCCGTTCGGTGTACAACCTGCCCCACGCTTGGGCCATCCAGAGTTTTGCCCATGAAATGGCGGTGGCAGCCGGTAAGGACCACCGGGACTATGTTCTGGATCTACTTGGGCCAGACCGTGAAATTCATAACCTGACCGTCGGCGATGGCTGGAACTACGGTGAGGATCCGGACAAGCACCCTATAGACGTGGCCCGGATGCGCCGGGTGATTGAGCGCGCCACTAAAGAGGCGGGCTGGGGGCGCAAGACCGGCAAGGGCCGTGGTTTGGGCCTGGCTTTCCACAACAGCTTTGTCTCCTACACCGCCATTGTGTTTGACGTGGAAGTGGACGATCAGGGTGAACTGACCATTCATCGGGCGGACATTGCCTTCGACTGTGGGCCCCAAGCCAATCCGGAACGAATCCGGTCACAGATGGAGGGTTCCTGCGTGATGGGTATCGGTGTCGCCCTGCAAAGCGAGGTAACGTTCAAGGATGGTGTTGCCCAGCAGGATAACTTCGACAGCTACCTGATCCCACGAATGCCCAATGCGCCGAAAGTGGTCAGGGTGCACCTGATCGACAATCCCAATGATGCCATGGGCGGTGTGGGCGAACCCGGCCTGCCGCCAGTGGCTCCGGCACTGTGCAATGCCATCTACGCGGCTACCGGGAAGCGTATCCGGCGTCTTCCTGTCGGCAACCAGCTGAGCTGA
- a CDS encoding (2Fe-2S)-binding protein, protein MIALTINGKQHELDVPDNMPLLWAIRDVVGMKGTKFGCGISQCGACTVHLNGVAIRSCVTPVSAAKGEITTIEAMADDPVGQKVQQAWLDLGVAQCGYCQGGQIMNATALLKKTPAPETQEIVDAMAGNLCRCGTYNRILAAIERAADKQEASS, encoded by the coding sequence ATGATTGCCCTAACCATAAACGGAAAACAGCACGAGCTGGACGTTCCCGATAACATGCCGCTGCTTTGGGCCATTCGGGATGTTGTTGGCATGAAAGGCACCAAGTTTGGATGCGGTATCTCGCAGTGCGGTGCCTGCACCGTTCACCTGAACGGGGTAGCGATACGGTCCTGTGTCACGCCGGTCTCCGCCGCCAAGGGCGAGATTACAACCATTGAGGCCATGGCCGACGATCCGGTTGGCCAGAAAGTCCAGCAGGCCTGGCTCGACCTAGGGGTGGCTCAATGCGGTTATTGCCAGGGTGGCCAGATCATGAACGCCACGGCTCTGTTAAAGAAAACCCCAGCACCGGAAACCCAGGAAATTGTTGACGCCATGGCGGGCAACCTGTGTCGGTGTGGTACCTACAATCGCATCCTGGCGGCCATTGAACGGGCTGCAGACAAGCAGGAGGCCAGCTCATGA
- a CDS encoding copper resistance protein B — protein sequence MIRWISLVATAVLGVSIIPAVASAQERIQDTTARKMPLNVWGAQFEEFEYRYSDNDEELGVWNGDIFYGTDEFKIRWLTKGEYAIEEKAYETLENQLVGQTPISDFFDAKAGLRFDTPEGPDRTYAVLGITGLAPQWFEIDANLYVSQDGDTSTALDAEYELLLTNHWILGATLDATVAFSEDREIGVGKGLVSTETGLRLSYDLIDRSFSPYIGVVHERKYGDTADFAEAGGDNVEDWFAVVGARISF from the coding sequence ATGATTCGTTGGATCTCACTGGTTGCGACTGCTGTATTGGGGGTGAGCATCATACCGGCAGTGGCCTCCGCTCAAGAGCGAATACAAGACACCACCGCGCGTAAAATGCCGCTGAACGTCTGGGGGGCTCAGTTCGAGGAATTCGAGTACCGCTACAGTGACAATGATGAAGAACTGGGTGTATGGAACGGCGACATTTTCTATGGCACAGACGAATTTAAAATTCGCTGGCTTACAAAAGGCGAGTACGCCATAGAAGAGAAGGCATACGAAACGCTGGAGAACCAGCTTGTCGGCCAAACCCCCATTTCTGACTTCTTTGATGCCAAGGCCGGTCTCAGGTTTGACACACCGGAAGGTCCTGACCGCACCTACGCTGTTTTGGGCATCACGGGGCTTGCGCCGCAGTGGTTTGAAATTGATGCTAATCTGTATGTCAGCCAGGACGGAGACACCTCAACCGCGCTGGATGCCGAATACGAACTCCTGCTGACCAACCATTGGATTCTAGGCGCCACTCTGGATGCAACCGTCGCATTCAGTGAAGACCGGGAGATTGGGGTCGGCAAGGGGCTGGTTTCCACAGAAACCGGGCTGCGGTTAAGTTATGACCTGATTGATCGTTCTTTCTCACCCTATATTGGTGTCGTTCATGAGCGCAAATATGGCGACACCGCCGATTTCGCTGAAGCAGGAGGCGACAATGTAGAAGACTGGTTCGCGGTGGTGGGGGCAAGAATCTCCTTCTGA
- a CDS encoding copper resistance system multicopper oxidase yields MKMAFLAGTLGLLLPVMGLAGEYDLTVDRVEIDTGDFVKEGIGYNGKSPGPVMRFKEGEEVSINVTNNLDEMTSIHWHGLILPFNQDGVPGISFPGIKPGETFTYKFPITQSGTYWFHSHSGFQEPDGAYGAIVIEAEGREPFRYNRDYVVQLTDKHPHSGDRIMRNLKMMPDYYNREQQTVGEFFSDVSENGLMTTVKDRMAWGDMRMMKADVEDVQGFTGLINGKGPDQNWTGIFAPGERIRLRFINSSAMTYFDIRIPGLEMTVVQADGNNVQPVSVDEFRIGVAETFDVIVRPREEQAYTIFAESMGRSGYARGTLAPEAGMVAAVPELREPARLTMADMSGMPGMDHGSMEGMEGMEGMDHGSMGNMEGMEGMDHTKMEGMDHSAMDMSGGDGSDPFYAKGSGLLPEAANGGKFLSYADLRAQEPLFEDREASREIELRLTGNMERYIWSINGVKYEDADPIRLQYGERVRFKFVNETMMTHPMHLHGMWSILDVGAGQMNPIKHTVSVQPGTTVYMETEVDAPGQWAFHCHLSYHAAAGMFRKIIVEGGPETKKATAEDPIAEDGGDA; encoded by the coding sequence ATGAAAATGGCCTTTCTTGCAGGCACTTTGGGCCTGCTTTTGCCTGTTATGGGCTTGGCGGGTGAGTACGACTTGACGGTCGATCGGGTCGAAATCGACACGGGCGACTTTGTCAAAGAGGGTATTGGCTACAACGGCAAATCCCCGGGACCGGTTATGCGCTTCAAGGAAGGCGAAGAGGTTTCCATCAACGTGACCAACAATCTTGATGAGATGACTTCGATCCACTGGCATGGTTTGATCCTGCCTTTCAACCAGGATGGCGTGCCCGGCATCAGTTTCCCAGGTATCAAGCCCGGGGAAACCTTTACCTATAAGTTCCCAATCACACAGTCGGGCACTTACTGGTTTCACAGCCACTCTGGCTTCCAGGAGCCGGATGGCGCCTACGGTGCCATTGTGATTGAAGCCGAAGGCCGTGAACCGTTTCGTTACAACCGCGATTACGTGGTTCAGCTGACGGACAAGCACCCGCATTCCGGCGACCGCATTATGCGGAATCTCAAAATGATGCCGGATTATTACAACCGTGAGCAGCAGACTGTCGGGGAATTCTTCTCAGACGTCTCTGAAAACGGTCTGATGACCACCGTGAAAGATCGTATGGCGTGGGGCGATATGCGCATGATGAAAGCGGATGTCGAGGACGTGCAGGGTTTCACCGGCCTGATTAACGGCAAAGGCCCCGACCAGAACTGGACTGGCATTTTCGCGCCGGGCGAGCGGATTCGGCTGCGTTTTATTAACTCCTCAGCCATGACCTATTTTGATATCCGTATTCCGGGTCTGGAAATGACCGTTGTACAGGCGGATGGCAATAATGTGCAGCCGGTCAGTGTGGATGAGTTCCGCATTGGTGTGGCAGAAACCTTCGACGTCATCGTGCGGCCCAGAGAGGAACAGGCTTACACGATTTTTGCCGAATCCATGGGACGCTCAGGATATGCGAGAGGAACACTGGCGCCTGAGGCGGGGATGGTCGCTGCGGTGCCAGAATTGCGTGAGCCGGCCCGTTTGACCATGGCAGACATGAGTGGCATGCCTGGTATGGATCACGGCAGCATGGAAGGTATGGAAGGTATGGAAGGTATGGATCATGGCAGCATGGGGAATATGGAAGGAATGGAGGGAATGGATCACACCAAAATGGAAGGCATGGATCATTCCGCCATGGACATGTCTGGAGGAGATGGAAGCGATCCTTTCTACGCAAAGGGCAGTGGTTTACTCCCGGAGGCGGCCAATGGGGGCAAGTTCCTGTCTTATGCGGATCTGAGAGCCCAGGAACCACTCTTTGAGGACCGTGAGGCCTCCCGGGAAATCGAATTGCGTCTTACCGGGAACATGGAACGCTATATCTGGAGCATTAATGGCGTCAAATACGAAGATGCCGACCCCATTCGACTGCAATACGGCGAACGGGTCCGTTTCAAGTTTGTGAATGAAACCATGATGACCCACCCCATGCACTTACATGGCATGTGGTCCATTCTGGATGTCGGCGCTGGCCAGATGAACCCCATCAAACATACGGTCAGCGTTCAGCCGGGCACCACGGTTTATATGGAAACCGAGGTGGATGCGCCGGGACAGTGGGCCTTCCATTGTCACCTGTCTTACCACGCCGCGGCGGGTATGTTCCGTAAAATCATTGTTGAGGGCGGCCCCGAAACCAAGAAGGCTACTGCCGAAGACCCAATTGCCGAAGACGGAGGTGATGCATGA
- a CDS encoding cupredoxin domain-containing protein yields the protein MSASKFVFAAVAMSISVTALGAGAHGGGHGQGASSGEPGKASDAGRSITVEMYDNYYEPEAIEVKPGETVRFVVENKGKLVHEFNIGTPDMHEAHQKEMKMMVEHGVIQGGKLNHDMMEMDMGNGQSMKHDDPNSVLLEPGESKEVVWKFSEKGNIEFACNVPGHYEAGMYGDVNFK from the coding sequence ATGAGCGCATCAAAGTTCGTATTCGCAGCAGTAGCCATGTCAATTTCAGTAACAGCGCTTGGGGCTGGTGCTCACGGAGGTGGGCACGGCCAGGGCGCCAGCAGCGGTGAACCGGGTAAAGCCTCGGACGCCGGTCGCAGTATTACGGTGGAGATGTACGACAACTACTACGAACCTGAAGCTATCGAGGTCAAGCCAGGTGAAACGGTGCGCTTTGTCGTTGAGAACAAAGGGAAGCTGGTGCACGAATTCAATATCGGGACCCCGGACATGCATGAGGCGCATCAAAAAGAAATGAAGATGATGGTAGAACACGGCGTTATTCAGGGAGGCAAACTCAATCACGACATGATGGAAATGGATATGGGCAACGGCCAGTCCATGAAGCATGACGACCCCAACAGTGTGTTGTTAGAGCCGGGCGAGAGCAAAGAAGTTGTTTGGAAGTTCTCGGAAAAGGGAAATATTGAATTCGCCTGCAACGTTCCAGGGCACTACGAGGCCGGCATGTACGGCGATGTGAATTTTAAATAG
- a CDS encoding response regulator transcription factor, with the protein MRLLLVEDDRLLAEGLAGQLEKAGFSVDVTRTAKEAVILGEQEDYKAGVLDLGLPDGNGLDVLRRWRTSKATFPVLILTARGDWQDKVNGLKAGADDYLAKPFQTEELIARLNAIMRRSEGRVHSSVKVGRFELDENRQCLKGQDGAELSLTGTEFRLLRCLMSRPGHIFSKDQLMEQLYNLNESPNDNIIEAYIRRLRKLVGPETIATRRGQGYLFNDAV; encoded by the coding sequence ATGAGATTACTGCTGGTAGAGGACGACCGATTGCTTGCCGAGGGGCTTGCCGGCCAGCTTGAGAAAGCCGGTTTCAGCGTGGATGTGACTCGTACCGCTAAAGAGGCCGTTATTCTGGGAGAGCAGGAAGACTACAAAGCAGGCGTTCTGGATCTCGGTCTGCCAGACGGAAATGGCCTGGATGTGCTGAGGAGATGGCGCACAAGCAAAGCCACTTTCCCTGTACTGATACTGACCGCAAGGGGTGACTGGCAAGATAAAGTAAACGGCCTGAAAGCAGGCGCTGACGACTACCTGGCTAAGCCCTTTCAAACCGAAGAACTGATCGCCAGATTGAACGCCATCATGCGGAGGAGCGAAGGCAGAGTTCACTCGTCGGTGAAGGTGGGGCGTTTTGAGCTGGATGAGAATCGTCAGTGCCTGAAAGGCCAAGATGGTGCAGAACTCAGTCTGACTGGCACGGAATTCCGGCTACTGCGATGCCTGATGAGCCGGCCTGGCCATATTTTTTCCAAAGATCAGCTCATGGAGCAGCTGTACAATCTAAACGAAAGCCCAAATGACAATATCATCGAAGCCTATATCCGGCGCCTGAGAAAGCTGGTCGGGCCGGAGACTATCGCCACGCGGCGCGGCCAGGGATATCTCTTTAATGACGCTGTTTAA
- a CDS encoding ATP-binding protein, producing the protein MTLFKKPVSVKGALLLLLLPAGIGLMAIAWLVHGLLLERMSREFVESRLKDEVAFLEHHIRQAEGKIDMLQTGDYFEEVFHHAFAIQSPNQTVISPQSWHPLISPLLQSGEQQGIEVHNAKVPDLPSDILAYRKSFFVKDTPITVIVSEDMGALQNSQAELHAWTAIVSILLIFLLVGIIWFGINLSMRPVVSLQAALKRLQSGEISRINAQAPEEFRPLVQQLNQLLDSLDQRLERSREALANLSHSVKTPIAAVRQVLEDTSRPLDNDLRHEMGSRLGDIDRQLEAEMRRSQFAGPQIGKSAYPVKQARDLLWMLGRLYPERSFELSTSLTDESRWPIEEHDLNEILGNLLDNAGKWSAECVELSLEQRNGSAQIIVTDDGSGVAEDKRMHLGQRGRRLDEQTPGHGLGLAIVREIVGRYGGDTSFSNGSKGGLKVLIEIDL; encoded by the coding sequence ATGACGCTGTTTAAAAAGCCAGTATCGGTAAAAGGAGCGCTCCTACTCCTGCTGTTGCCCGCAGGTATTGGCCTGATGGCTATCGCATGGCTTGTACACGGGTTACTTTTGGAAAGGATGTCTCGGGAGTTTGTAGAAAGCCGCCTCAAAGACGAAGTGGCCTTCCTGGAACACCATATTCGTCAAGCCGAAGGCAAAATAGACATGCTTCAGACCGGTGACTATTTTGAGGAGGTATTTCACCATGCCTTTGCTATCCAGTCCCCGAATCAAACGGTCATATCTCCGCAATCGTGGCACCCACTGATAAGCCCTTTGCTGCAATCTGGCGAACAGCAAGGTATCGAGGTACACAATGCGAAGGTACCCGACTTGCCTTCCGACATTCTCGCCTATCGAAAATCATTTTTTGTAAAAGACACCCCTATTACGGTCATCGTTTCAGAGGATATGGGTGCGCTGCAAAACAGCCAGGCAGAGCTGCATGCATGGACAGCAATCGTATCGATCTTACTGATCTTTTTACTTGTGGGGATTATCTGGTTTGGTATTAACCTGTCAATGCGGCCCGTGGTTTCGCTGCAGGCCGCTCTCAAACGATTACAGAGCGGGGAAATATCCCGGATCAACGCACAGGCTCCGGAAGAATTCCGGCCATTGGTGCAGCAACTCAATCAACTGCTGGATTCTCTGGATCAACGGCTTGAGCGCTCCCGGGAAGCGCTTGCAAACCTGTCTCACAGTGTCAAAACGCCCATCGCGGCCGTTAGACAAGTTCTCGAAGATACCAGCCGCCCGCTTGATAACGACCTGAGGCATGAGATGGGATCGCGGCTTGGTGATATCGACCGGCAGTTGGAAGCGGAAATGCGGCGCAGTCAGTTTGCCGGGCCGCAGATCGGTAAAAGTGCATATCCCGTCAAGCAAGCCCGGGATCTTTTATGGATGCTGGGCCGGCTTTACCCGGAACGATCATTCGAACTATCGACCTCCCTCACCGATGAATCTCGCTGGCCGATTGAGGAGCATGATCTAAACGAAATATTGGGGAATTTACTCGATAATGCCGGAAAATGGTCCGCAGAATGCGTTGAACTCTCTTTAGAACAGCGTAATGGTTCGGCGCAGATCATTGTAACTGACGACGGCTCCGGGGTTGCAGAGGATAAAAGGATGCACTTGGGCCAGAGAGGGCGGCGGCTCGATGAACAAACTCCCGGTCATGGGCTTGGTCTTGCTATCGTTCGTGAGATTGTTGGTCGTTATGGAGGTGATACCTCTTTTTCAAATGGGTCAAAAGGAGGCTTGAAAGTACTGATCGAAATAGACCTGTAA